The Bordetella sp. FB-8 genome includes a window with the following:
- a CDS encoding NAD(P)/FAD-dependent oxidoreductase gives MRIAVIGSGISGLASAYWLSGQHQVTLYEAGGRLGGHTHTHQIEQEGRHYAIDTGFIVFNPENYPLFTQLLDELGVPSQPTSMSFSVQNAASGLEYSATNLDTLFCQRRNLVSPRFLGMLKDLRRFYRESPDLLRQPGPGPSLGDYLAGNRYGDAFRQDHLLPMGAALWSAPAQRIMDFPARYLVQFMANHQMLQVAGRPQWRVVQGGSSRYIGALRRCWSVREMPSHPVLSLRRMPDHVLVATAEGTDTYDQVVLACHSDQALRLLEDASPAERDILGAIAYRSNDVVLHTDASVLPRNRKAWAAWNAYVPAHPAGDCTVSYCMNILQGIDSRHPFIVTLNRTEDIDPGTVLARMHYEHPVYTSACVAAQARKHEISGHRHTWYAGAYWGWGFHEDGMRSALDVAQGLGCGPQGKSVAAPAPGAGVRETAA, from the coding sequence ATGCGCATCGCCGTCATCGGATCGGGCATCTCAGGCCTGGCCAGCGCCTACTGGCTGTCTGGCCAGCACCAGGTCACTCTGTACGAGGCCGGCGGGCGTCTGGGCGGCCACACCCATACCCATCAGATCGAACAGGAAGGCCGTCACTACGCGATCGATACCGGATTCATCGTGTTCAATCCGGAAAACTATCCGCTGTTCACGCAACTGCTCGACGAGCTGGGCGTACCGTCACAGCCCACGTCGATGAGTTTTTCCGTGCAAAACGCGGCGAGCGGCCTGGAGTACTCGGCGACCAATCTGGACACCCTGTTCTGCCAGCGGCGCAATCTGGTATCGCCGCGTTTTCTGGGCATGCTCAAGGACCTGCGGCGCTTCTATCGCGAATCGCCGGATCTGCTGCGACAGCCAGGGCCAGGACCGTCCCTGGGCGACTATCTGGCCGGGAACCGCTACGGCGACGCGTTCCGGCAAGACCATCTGCTCCCCATGGGTGCCGCGCTGTGGTCTGCCCCGGCGCAGCGCATCATGGATTTTCCCGCCCGCTACCTGGTGCAGTTCATGGCCAATCACCAGATGCTGCAAGTGGCCGGCCGGCCGCAGTGGCGCGTCGTGCAGGGCGGATCGTCGCGCTACATCGGCGCATTGCGCCGATGCTGGTCGGTGCGTGAGATGCCGTCCCATCCGGTGCTGTCGCTGCGGCGCATGCCCGATCACGTCCTGGTTGCAACCGCAGAAGGAACCGACACCTACGACCAGGTCGTACTGGCTTGCCACAGCGACCAGGCATTGCGCCTGCTCGAGGACGCGAGCCCGGCCGAGCGGGACATCCTGGGGGCCATCGCGTACCGCTCGAATGACGTCGTGTTGCACACCGACGCCTCGGTGCTGCCGCGCAACCGCAAGGCATGGGCCGCCTGGAATGCCTACGTACCCGCGCATCCGGCGGGCGATTGCACCGTGAGCTATTGCATGAACATCCTGCAAGGCATCGACTCGCGCCATCCGTTCATCGTCACGCTGAACCGCACCGAAGACATCGATCCTGGCACCGTCCTGGCCAGAATGCATTACGAGCATCCCGTCTACACCTCGGCCTGCGTGGCGGCCCAGGCGCGCAAACACGAAATATCGGGCCATCGACACACCTGGTACGCCGGTGCCTACTGGGGCTGGGGCTTTCATGAAGATGGCATGCGAAGCGCGCTGGACGTCGCGCAAGGACTGGGCTGCGGACCGCAAGGAAAGTCAGTCGCGGCGCCGGCACCCGGTGCCGGCGTGCGGGAGACCGCGGCATGA
- a CDS encoding acyl-CoA desaturase: protein MKNRCEAPAPQNRAATQAQASWTTPLRRWFDTQGADQYPAMDDASRDRIDWPRAIPFFLIHAGCLGVLWVGASPVAVATALTMYVMRMFFLTAFYHRYFSHRAFRTSRAAQFVFAILGASCVQRGPLWWAAHHRSHHAHADTHADLHSPVRRGFWRSHTGWFLTRRAFSTNWDRVPDLRSYPELRWLDRYDITVPLAVLASMYGLGAMLRWLAPGWGTSGMQMAVWGFCISTVAVYHATFCINSLAHQLGKARFHTGDDSRNNLWLALLTLGEGWHNNHHFYPGSARQGFRRREVDLTWYGLWLLGKTGLIWDLKPIPVWVLNKGKD, encoded by the coding sequence ATGAAAAATCGCTGCGAAGCTCCAGCGCCACAGAATCGTGCCGCCACACAAGCCCAGGCGTCGTGGACCACACCATTACGGCGCTGGTTCGATACCCAGGGAGCGGACCAATACCCGGCGATGGACGACGCCAGCCGGGACCGTATCGATTGGCCGCGGGCAATTCCCTTCTTTTTGATCCATGCTGGATGCCTGGGCGTGCTGTGGGTAGGCGCTTCGCCCGTCGCCGTGGCGACGGCGCTGACGATGTACGTCATGCGCATGTTCTTTCTGACCGCCTTTTATCACCGCTATTTCTCGCATCGTGCGTTTCGCACCTCGCGCGCGGCGCAGTTCGTTTTCGCGATACTGGGCGCGTCGTGCGTGCAGCGCGGCCCGCTGTGGTGGGCGGCGCATCATCGCAGCCATCACGCCCATGCCGACACACACGCCGATTTGCACTCGCCAGTCCGGCGTGGCTTTTGGCGCAGCCACACCGGCTGGTTCCTCACCCGGCGCGCCTTTTCCACGAACTGGGACCGGGTTCCAGACTTGCGCAGCTATCCCGAACTGCGCTGGCTGGACCGCTATGACATAACCGTTCCCCTGGCCGTCCTGGCCTCGATGTATGGACTTGGCGCCATGCTGCGGTGGCTGGCACCCGGCTGGGGGACCAGCGGCATGCAAATGGCCGTATGGGGATTCTGCATTTCCACCGTTGCGGTCTATCACGCGACTTTCTGCATCAATTCCCTGGCGCACCAACTGGGCAAAGCCCGCTTCCATACCGGGGACGACAGCCGCAACAATCTCTGGCTGGCCTTGCTGACGCTGGGCGAAGGCTGGCACAACAACCACCACTTCTATCCCGGCTCGGCGCGCCAGGGGTTTCGCCGCCGCGAAGTAGACCTGACCTGGTACGGACTGTGGCTGCTGGGCAAGACCGGCCTGATCTGGGATCTCAAGCCCATCCCCGTCTGGGTACTGAACAAAGGCAAGGATTGA
- a CDS encoding alpha/beta hydrolase: MRSVWLGAALQALTTRSPLALINGVIPADACQVVQGVSYGRGPRQQLDIYIPWRAAGAPVVVFFYGGSWRSGARADYKFVGDALASRGYVTVIADYQLYPQAAYPDFLHDCAQAVAWAAQHCAPYGGDPARLYLVGHSAGAYNAAMLALDRRWLQAHGGSPAMLAGWVGMAGPYDFLPIQTRTVRPVFHYPRTPADSQPVVHAHIGAPPALLMAGSADSMVDPRRNTDGLAQALSAAKADVQSIRYRGLGHEMLVGALARPLRWRAPVLQDLCAFLGKRRGAAIGLAQS; the protein is encoded by the coding sequence ATGCGTAGCGTCTGGCTCGGGGCAGCCCTGCAGGCATTGACCACGCGCTCGCCGCTGGCGTTGATCAATGGCGTCATCCCTGCAGACGCCTGCCAGGTCGTCCAGGGCGTTTCCTATGGCCGCGGACCGCGTCAGCAGCTGGACATCTATATCCCGTGGCGTGCCGCCGGGGCGCCGGTCGTGGTGTTCTTCTACGGCGGAAGCTGGCGCAGCGGCGCACGCGCCGACTACAAGTTCGTGGGCGACGCGCTCGCCTCGCGCGGCTATGTCACGGTCATCGCCGATTACCAACTCTATCCCCAGGCGGCTTATCCCGACTTTCTCCATGACTGCGCCCAGGCCGTGGCGTGGGCTGCGCAGCATTGCGCCCCCTACGGCGGCGATCCTGCGAGGCTCTATCTCGTGGGCCACAGCGCGGGCGCGTACAACGCGGCGATGCTCGCCCTGGACCGACGCTGGTTACAGGCCCATGGCGGGTCGCCCGCCATGCTGGCCGGGTGGGTGGGCATGGCGGGTCCTTACGACTTCCTGCCCATCCAGACCCGCACGGTCCGGCCGGTCTTTCATTACCCGCGCACGCCCGCTGACTCCCAACCCGTCGTCCATGCGCATATCGGCGCGCCACCGGCGCTTCTGATGGCGGGCTCGGCCGACAGCATGGTGGATCCACGGCGCAATACCGACGGCCTTGCCCAGGCATTGTCGGCTGCGAAAGCCGATGTCCAGTCGATCCGCTATCGCGGGCTGGGTCACGAGATGCTCGTGGGTGCCCTGGCCCGCCCGCTGCGCTGGCGCGCTCCCGTGCTGCAGGACCTCTGCGCTTTCCTGGGCAAGCGTCGCGGGGCCGCAATCGGGCTGGCGCAATCATGA
- the folE gene encoding GTP cyclohydrolase I — MDAIVKTMPAMTAATEDVPLSQRIRQRLLSAGVRFHANDNISDYLREGEIDQLQEEVAARLQSVLRSLVIDVDNDHNSHETAKRVAKMFLRETFAGRYEPVPGVTEFPNVEQLDELMIVGPITVRSACSHHLCPIMGRLWIGVLPDQDSNLIGLSKYARLAHWIMSRPQIQEEAIKQLADLLETRLAPKGVALVLEADHFCMHWRGVKDDQSKMVNSVMRGAFLQDKSLRSEFFSLLPKRT, encoded by the coding sequence ATGGATGCAATCGTCAAAACCATGCCTGCCATGACCGCCGCGACGGAGGATGTGCCGCTTTCGCAGCGAATTCGGCAGCGTTTGCTGAGCGCGGGCGTACGCTTTCACGCCAACGACAACATTTCCGATTACCTGCGGGAAGGCGAAATCGATCAACTGCAGGAGGAGGTCGCCGCCCGCCTGCAATCGGTGCTTCGGTCCCTGGTGATCGACGTCGACAACGATCACAACTCGCACGAAACCGCAAAGCGCGTCGCCAAGATGTTCCTGCGCGAGACGTTCGCCGGACGCTACGAACCCGTGCCGGGCGTGACCGAGTTCCCCAATGTGGAGCAACTCGACGAATTGATGATCGTCGGACCGATCACCGTGCGCAGCGCCTGCTCGCATCATCTGTGCCCGATCATGGGGCGCCTGTGGATCGGCGTGCTGCCCGACCAGGACTCCAACCTCATCGGCCTGTCCAAGTACGCGCGCCTGGCGCACTGGATCATGTCGCGTCCGCAGATTCAGGAAGAGGCCATCAAGCAGCTTGCCGATCTGCTGGAGACCCGGCTTGCTCCCAAGGGGGTTGCCCTCGTGCTTGAAGCCGACCATTTCTGCATGCACTGGCGCGGCGTCAAGGACGATCAGTCGAAAATGGTCAACAGCGTGATGCGCGGCGCATTTCTCCAAGACAAGAGCCTGCGCTCCGAGTTTTTCTCGCTGTTGCCCAAACGAACCTGA